The following proteins come from a genomic window of Lolium rigidum isolate FL_2022 chromosome 5, APGP_CSIRO_Lrig_0.1, whole genome shotgun sequence:
- the LOC124656673 gene encoding UDP-glucose 4-epimerase 4-like, whose protein sequence is MVVNGALNGSSGSSGPSRAAAALANGAAGPGPSRTVLVTGGAGYIGSHAVLQLLAAGFRAVVVDSLENSSELAVRRVAALAGDHATNLSFHKVDIRDEDALETVFASTRFDAVIHFAGLKAVGESVQKPLLYYDHNIVGTINLLKVMAAHGCKKLVFSSSAAVYGSPKNSPCTEEFPLTPNNPYGRTKLIAEEICRDIYRSDSEWRIILLRYFNPVGAHPSGYLGEDPRGIPNNLMPFVQQVAVGRRPSVTIYGNNYATKDGTGVRDYIHVLDLAEGHIAALRKLFDSSSNIGCEPYNLGSGKGTSVLEIVNAFEKASGKKIPLIIGQRRPGDAEILFAATGKAERELNWKAKYGIAEMCRDQWNWASKNPYGYASPDSTKQNGSNSH, encoded by the exons ATGGTGGTGAACGGGGCGCTCAACGGGTCCTCGGGCTCGTCGGGGccgagcagggcggcggcggcgctggcgaaCGGGGCGGCGGGGCCCGGGCCGAGCAGGACGGTGCTGGTCACCGGCGGGGCGGGCTACATCGGCAGCCACGCCGTGCTGCAGCTGCTCGCCGCGGGATTCCGCGCAGTCGTCGTCGACAGCCTCGAGAACTCCTCGGAGCTCGCCGTCCGCCGCGTCGCCGCGCTCGCGGGGGACCACGCCACGAACCTCTCCTTCCACAAG GTTGATATCCGTGACGAGGATGCACTGGAAACTGTTTTTGCTTCCACAAG ATTTGATGCTGTTATTCACTTTGCTGGACTGAAAGCTGTTGGTGAAAGTGTACAGAAGCCATTGCTTTATTATGACCATAACATTGTTGGCACGATAAATCTTTTGAAAGTCATGGCAGCTCATGGGTGTAAGAAG TTGGTGTTCTCTTCATCAGCTGCAGTTTATGGATCACCTAAGAACTCACCCTGCACAGAGGAATTTCCTCTCACTCCGAACAATCCATATGGCAGAACCAAG CTTATAGCCGAGGAGATATGCCGTGATATATACCGGTCAGATTCTGAGTGGAGGATCATTTTACTTAGGTACTTCAACCCGGTTGGGGCTCACCCCAGTGGATACCTTGGTGAAGACCCACGTGGAATTCCAAACAACCTTATGCCCTTCGTTCAGCAAGTTGCTGTTGGGAGGAGGCCATCAGTGACAATCTATGGAAATAACTATGCAACTAAAGATGGAACTGGG GTACGGGATTAcattcatgtgcttgatcttgctgAGGGACATATTGCTGCATTACGGAAGCTTTTTGATAGCTCATCAAACATAG GATGTGAACCATATAACCTTGGATCTGGAAAGGGGACATCGGTATTGGAGATAGTCAATGCATTTGAGAAGGCTTCTGGAAAG AAAATCCCACTGATCATTGGTCAGCGTCGACCTGGTGATGCTGAGATTCTCTTTGCAGCAACTGGTAAAGCAGAGAGAGAACTCAACTGGAA AGCAAAATACGGCATTGCAGAGATGTGCAGGGACCAGTGGAACTGGGCTAGCAAGAACCCTTACGGATACGCGTCACCTGATTCGACCAAGCAGAATGGTAGCAATTCACACTGA